The candidate division WOR-3 bacterium genome window below encodes:
- a CDS encoding substrate-binding domain-containing protein — MLEFARFCKKEIPQCLLLLLFFLTSTSCVEMSENSELTGTGKPQVALLICMTEETPFFMSLVKGAQKASDELNAELIVYYAHDDPEIQIEQLKTVVDDGVEAIILNPVSDDVCPVIKEISFTGIPVFTIDRSSNCENIVSHIASNNLEGGAMAGVYLSEMLNRKGIVVELSGTEGSSAATERGRGFHEAIENYPEIEIVYSASASFNRSEGRKIFEDILSKFPVIDGVFAHNDDMILGAIEASKEAQRLDEIVFIGFDGTEEAISSLEKNELTATVAQRPEEMGRIGIETVMKYLSGEDVPDTIFIELALITK; from the coding sequence ATGCTAGAATTCGCGAGATTCTGCAAAAAAGAAATCCCCCAATGCTTACTTCTTCTTTTGTTTTTTTTAACTTCCACAAGCTGTGTTGAAATGTCCGAAAATAGCGAATTAACCGGAACTGGAAAACCGCAGGTAGCGCTGCTTATATGCATGACCGAAGAGACACCATTTTTTATGTCGCTCGTCAAAGGCGCTCAAAAAGCTTCGGATGAACTCAATGCTGAACTTATAGTCTATTACGCACATGACGATCCTGAAATTCAAATAGAACAATTGAAAACAGTTGTCGACGACGGAGTCGAGGCGATCATTTTAAACCCAGTTAGCGACGATGTCTGTCCTGTAATAAAGGAAATATCATTTACCGGAATTCCTGTTTTTACGATTGATCGGAGCTCAAACTGCGAAAATATTGTAAGTCATATCGCTTCCAACAATTTGGAAGGTGGCGCTATGGCAGGTGTTTATTTGTCTGAAATGCTGAACAGGAAGGGGATAGTAGTGGAACTCTCGGGGACAGAAGGTTCTTCAGCCGCCACTGAACGAGGGAGAGGCTTTCACGAAGCAATAGAAAACTATCCGGAGATTGAGATAGTATATTCCGCCTCTGCGAGCTTCAACAGATCTGAAGGCAGAAAAATCTTCGAGGATATTCTTTCGAAATTTCCGGTGATTGATGGTGTGTTCGCTCACAACGACGACATGATCCTCGGGGCGATTGAAGCATCAAAAGAAGCTCAAAGGCTGGATGAAATTGTTTTTATCGGCTTTGACGGGACCGAAGAAGCCATTTCTTCTCTGGAGAAAAATGAGCTGACGGCGACTGTCGCCCAAAGACCCGAAGAGATGGGGCGTATAGGAATAGAAACCGTGATGAAATACCTTTCCGGAGAAGATGTACCTGACACGATTTTCATTGAACTAGCCCTGATTACCAAGTAA
- a CDS encoding response regulator, which produces MSIKKRVIAGFLITVALVVISIVYAFLYILSVENTVRSMSDCNEKRNIMVQAQNRWNEVISEIDNTLLTRQSVGVDQRLGILTDSFIKEIELLEKYLSKDNLITEGEISGFGAKLTLIVDKISQDVILGKWSRTQYTRHNELASLQRRFEEKMDFLQMEIQKDVLESQEKSRKVMEAMRFFWIFAAAGIIVVSVLTNLSASKNIVLPISKLVDASKAIESGNLSFRVNMSRGDEFDILANSFNSMTSRLQLLIRTLEEEIDEKMKMAEALRISEKSYRDIFENAIDGIFQSTIDGRFIDANPSLISILGYESKEDLLRNCTDITKQLYVSPDERDKYVSDILQQGKIAHREVQLFRKDAQKIWVSLSTRLVLDEAGKPAYLEGFVSDITERKKLVEQLHQSQKMEAIGRLAGGIAHDFNNILTIIIGYCDLLGRSDISQEEKIAVEQMLEAGQRGKRLTGHLLAFSRKQVIKPKIFNPNVLIKKEYDMFTRLLGEDIKTELVLDANIGKIKFDETQFEQVILNIVVNARDAMPNGGRLIIETMNVESNDDERNDKFLGHPGKYIAISFSDEGVGMDDYVKNHLFEPFFTTKDKDKGTGLGLSTVYGIIKQNSGYIYVNSEEGKGSTFTVYIPRVDEETQEEKDSFVEEPVHNKQVSVLLVEDDPGVRKITKEMLLSLGYKVLTADNGQDAIDIFSRKYEEIDVLMTDVIMPVMGGKELADDLTKRKQTLKVVYFSGYTENAIIMEKISERKFKFLQKPFSTKELNEALKE; this is translated from the coding sequence TTGTCAATAAAAAAACGCGTAATAGCCGGATTTTTGATAACCGTAGCACTCGTAGTTATATCAATAGTCTATGCGTTTCTCTACATCCTGTCTGTTGAAAACACTGTCAGATCAATGTCAGATTGCAATGAAAAGAGAAATATTATGGTTCAGGCTCAAAACAGATGGAACGAAGTGATTTCTGAAATTGACAATACATTGTTGACTCGTCAAAGTGTCGGAGTAGATCAAAGGCTTGGAATACTCACCGATAGCTTTATAAAAGAGATTGAACTTTTGGAAAAATACCTGTCCAAAGACAATCTGATTACCGAAGGAGAAATTTCGGGTTTCGGGGCGAAATTGACGCTGATAGTGGATAAAATTTCCCAGGATGTAATTCTGGGAAAGTGGTCGAGAACACAATACACAAGACACAATGAGCTTGCTTCATTGCAGAGAAGGTTTGAAGAAAAAATGGATTTTCTTCAGATGGAGATTCAGAAAGATGTACTAGAAAGCCAGGAAAAATCAAGGAAGGTCATGGAAGCAATGCGTTTTTTCTGGATTTTTGCCGCTGCGGGTATCATTGTCGTCAGTGTTCTGACTAATTTAAGCGCGTCGAAAAACATTGTTCTGCCAATAAGCAAACTCGTTGACGCCTCTAAGGCGATTGAATCTGGAAATTTGTCTTTCAGAGTAAATATGTCCAGAGGAGATGAATTCGACATTTTGGCGAACTCTTTCAATTCTATGACGAGCAGGCTGCAGCTTCTCATCCGCACTCTTGAAGAGGAGATTGATGAAAAAATGAAAATGGCAGAAGCTCTCAGGATAAGTGAAAAAAGCTACAGGGATATTTTTGAAAACGCTATTGACGGTATATTTCAATCGACTATAGACGGCCGATTTATAGACGCCAATCCTTCATTGATAAGCATTCTCGGTTACGAATCAAAGGAAGATCTGTTGAGAAATTGCACCGATATAACAAAACAGCTCTACGTGTCGCCCGACGAAAGAGACAAGTATGTTTCCGATATATTACAACAGGGGAAGATTGCTCACAGAGAAGTACAGCTTTTCAGAAAAGACGCACAAAAAATTTGGGTTTCTCTCAGCACTCGCCTTGTTTTAGATGAAGCCGGCAAACCGGCATACCTGGAAGGATTTGTGTCAGATATCACAGAGCGTAAAAAGCTTGTTGAACAACTTCATCAATCTCAAAAAATGGAAGCGATAGGAAGACTCGCCGGTGGCATCGCTCATGATTTCAACAACATATTGACGATTATTATCGGCTACTGTGATTTACTGGGAAGAAGTGACATATCTCAGGAAGAAAAAATAGCCGTTGAGCAGATGCTGGAGGCGGGGCAGAGAGGAAAACGACTGACCGGTCATCTTCTTGCTTTCAGCAGAAAACAAGTAATAAAACCAAAAATTTTTAACCCCAATGTTCTCATAAAAAAAGAATATGATATGTTTACTCGTCTTTTGGGTGAAGACATCAAAACGGAGCTTGTTCTCGATGCAAATATTGGAAAAATAAAGTTCGACGAAACTCAATTTGAACAAGTGATTCTCAATATCGTAGTCAACGCCAGGGACGCCATGCCTAACGGGGGAAGATTGATAATTGAAACCATGAACGTAGAATCAAATGATGATGAACGGAATGACAAATTTTTAGGGCACCCAGGAAAGTACATAGCGATTTCTTTCAGCGACGAAGGAGTAGGGATGGATGATTACGTAAAAAACCATCTTTTCGAACCTTTTTTCACGACAAAAGATAAAGACAAGGGAACCGGATTAGGGCTGTCAACAGTCTACGGTATAATTAAACAGAACAGCGGATATATATACGTAAACAGCGAAGAGGGGAAAGGTTCTACTTTCACGGTTTATATTCCTCGAGTTGATGAAGAGACACAGGAGGAAAAAGATTCTTTTGTTGAAGAGCCGGTGCATAATAAGCAAGTTTCTGTTCTTCTCGTAGAAGACGACCCGGGAGTAAGAAAAATTACGAAAGAAATGCTCCTGTCGCTGGGATACAAAGTCTTGACAGCTGACAATGGACAGGACGCGATAGACATCTTTTCCAGGAAATATGAAGAAATAGATGTGTTGATGACCGATGTAATTATGCCTGTCATGGGAGGAAAAGAGCTTGCTGATGATCTGACAAAAAGAAAACAGACGCTGAAAGTAGTCTATTTTTCGGGGTATACTGAAAATGCGATTATCATGGAAAAAATATCGGAGAGAAAATTCAAATTTCTTCAAAAACCTTTTTCTACAAAAGAATTGAATGAAGCTTTAAAGGAGTAG